A single window of Desulfovibrio sp. G11 DNA harbors:
- the traT gene encoding complement resistance protein TraT, translating to MTLKGLRFIALLLCLSLVPLAACVRQAADPDKLEVLRSGKLQEAQDDDTIADTVYVSVRDNTNRVFGLRAQTESWLQRSGFTIVGNPSEAGYIVQLTVLSAGNTDPAHLRQMVDAGYDTPSALKGSGGATVMADVLLVQRRVPSAQRPSRAKLKNISSRNALSNSQMRIAVLLPGQVRMDAGAPTLFTETLAREIGTAIHAANKNADQAAPAGTGAAQ from the coding sequence ATGACTTTGAAAGGACTACGTTTTATTGCACTGCTGCTTTGCCTGAGCCTTGTGCCGCTTGCGGCCTGCGTGCGTCAGGCCGCTGACCCGGACAAGCTGGAAGTATTGCGTTCGGGCAAGCTGCAGGAAGCACAAGACGATGATACAATTGCGGATACTGTCTATGTAAGCGTGCGCGACAACACCAACCGTGTTTTCGGTCTGCGCGCGCAGACAGAATCCTGGCTGCAGCGCAGCGGATTCACCATTGTGGGCAACCCCAGCGAGGCCGGATATATTGTACAGCTTACGGTGCTGTCTGCCGGAAATACAGATCCGGCACATCTGCGGCAGATGGTTGACGCAGGCTACGACACGCCTTCCGCGCTCAAGGGCAGCGGCGGCGCTACGGTCATGGCCGACGTGCTGCTGGTGCAGCGCCGCGTTCCCAGCGCCCAAAGGCCAAGCAGGGCCAAACTCAAGAACATCTCCAGCCGTAATGCCCTTTCCAACAGCCAGATGCGCATAGCCGTACTGTTGCCCGGGCAGGTACGCATGGATGCCGGAGCACCCACCCTGTTTACAGAAACTCTGGCCCGCGAAATCGGAACCGCCATTCACGCGGCCAACAAAAACGCTGACCAGGCCGCCCCCGCCGGAACCGGAGCAGCACAATAG
- the nifJ gene encoding pyruvate:ferredoxin (flavodoxin) oxidoreductase has protein sequence MAHMKTMDGNNATTHIAYALSETAAIYPITPSSVMGEVMDQMAAKGMKNLLGQKVIVREMQSEAGAAGAVHGMLSAGALTSTYTASQGLLLMIPNMYKIAGELLPGVFHVSARALASHALSIFGDHQDVMAARQTGFCFLASASVQECMDLALVAHLSSIDSSLPFCHFFDGFRTSHEVQKIEVIDYEDIRGLVNWDKVDEFRATAMNPEHPHIRGTAQNPDIYFQNREASNLFYDAVPGIVLENMKKVESITGRKYRLFDYVGHPEADRVIVSMGSSCEVAEETVNYLNSQGQRVGLVKVRLYRPFSAEHLLRALPATTTCITVLDRTKESGALGDPLYQDVCTAFLEKGEAPTIVAGRYGLGSKDFTPGMAKAVYDNMLGLQPKNHFTVGITDDVTNLSLEVEEEIDTVPAGTVQCKFFGLGADGTVGANKQAIKIIGDNTDLYAQAYFAYDSKKSGGFTVSHLRFGKAPITSSYLITSADYVACHKSAYVTQYDILEGIKEGGTFVLNSNWSLADLEKHLPASMKRTIARKKLKFYNVDAVKVAQEVGLGGRINMIMQTAFFKLANVLDFDKAVALLKESIKKTYGSKGDKIVNMNIAAVDKGMDALEEIKYPATWANATEGAEVCHCDDDDYIRSVVRPILAQQGDKLPVSAMDPAGFMPLGTAACEKRGVAIAIPEWQVENCIQCCQCSFVCPHAAIRPVLATEEELEGAPAAFATKDAMGKELKGLKFRIQVYPEDCLGCGSCADVCPAKNKALVMKPLETQMDDQKANLAFAEAHVSLKDKLLARDTVKGSQLQQPLHEFSGACAGCGETPYVKVLTQLFGERMIVANATGCSSIWGASSPTTPYCTNKDGFGPAWGNSLFEDAAEYGCGMGLAYDQRRNLLAMKIEEALKEEGISSELKEAMEGWLANKDDAEGSRKYGDMVLANLDSFESPLAHEIWHMDDLFTKKSVWIFGGDGWGYDIGYGGLDHVLATGDDINILLMDTEVYSNTGGQSSKATPLGAVAQFAAAGKRTGKKDLGRMAMTYGYVYVASISMGADKQQTLKAFREAEAYKGPSLIIAYAPCINQGLRKGMGKSQEESKLAVQTGYWPLYRYHPELAKEKKNPFQLDSKAPTVDIQEFLGGETRFASLEKTDPEASKQLRAELADAYAERYALLKQLADLPYPDANETK, from the coding sequence ATGGCTCACATGAAAACCATGGACGGCAATAACGCGACTACGCACATTGCCTACGCTCTGTCGGAAACGGCGGCCATTTACCCCATTACGCCCTCGTCCGTCATGGGCGAAGTGATGGACCAGATGGCTGCCAAGGGCATGAAAAACCTGCTCGGGCAGAAAGTGATCGTGCGTGAAATGCAGTCCGAGGCCGGCGCCGCCGGCGCTGTGCACGGCATGCTTTCCGCCGGCGCACTGACCTCTACCTATACGGCTTCCCAGGGCCTGCTCCTGATGATCCCCAACATGTACAAAATCGCCGGCGAACTGCTCCCCGGCGTTTTTCACGTGTCTGCCCGCGCCCTGGCCTCTCACGCCCTGTCCATTTTTGGCGACCACCAGGACGTCATGGCCGCCCGTCAGACGGGCTTCTGCTTCCTCGCTTCGGCTTCTGTGCAGGAATGTATGGACCTGGCCCTGGTGGCCCACCTTTCGTCCATCGACTCCAGCCTGCCTTTCTGTCACTTTTTCGACGGCTTCCGCACCTCGCATGAAGTGCAGAAAATCGAAGTCATCGACTACGAAGACATCCGTGGCCTGGTGAACTGGGACAAGGTGGACGAATTCCGCGCCACCGCAATGAATCCCGAGCATCCGCACATTCGCGGCACCGCCCAGAACCCCGATATTTACTTCCAGAACCGCGAAGCCTCCAACCTCTTCTACGACGCCGTACCCGGCATCGTGCTTGAAAACATGAAGAAGGTGGAGTCCATCACCGGTCGCAAGTACCGCCTGTTCGACTATGTGGGCCACCCCGAAGCCGACCGCGTTATTGTTTCCATGGGTTCCTCCTGTGAAGTGGCTGAAGAAACGGTCAACTACCTGAACAGCCAGGGCCAGCGCGTGGGCCTTGTAAAGGTACGTCTGTACCGTCCGTTCTCCGCCGAGCACCTGCTGCGCGCCCTGCCCGCCACCACCACCTGCATCACCGTGCTTGACCGCACCAAGGAAAGCGGCGCCCTGGGCGATCCCCTGTACCAGGACGTGTGCACCGCCTTCCTTGAAAAGGGCGAAGCTCCCACCATCGTGGCCGGCCGCTACGGCCTCGGCTCCAAGGACTTCACCCCGGGCATGGCCAAGGCCGTGTACGACAACATGCTGGGCCTCCAGCCCAAGAACCACTTCACCGTGGGCATCACCGACGACGTGACCAATCTTTCCCTTGAAGTGGAAGAAGAAATCGACACCGTGCCCGCCGGCACCGTGCAGTGCAAGTTCTTCGGCCTCGGCGCCGACGGCACCGTGGGCGCCAACAAGCAGGCCATCAAGATCATCGGTGACAACACCGACCTCTACGCCCAGGCCTACTTTGCCTATGACTCCAAAAAGTCCGGCGGCTTCACCGTGTCGCACCTGCGCTTCGGCAAGGCCCCCATCACTTCGTCCTACCTCATCACCAGTGCCGACTACGTTGCCTGTCACAAGTCGGCCTATGTGACCCAGTACGACATTCTTGAAGGCATCAAGGAAGGCGGCACCTTTGTGCTGAACTCCAACTGGTCGCTGGCCGACCTTGAAAAGCACCTGCCCGCCTCCATGAAGCGCACCATCGCCCGCAAGAAGCTCAAGTTCTACAACGTGGACGCCGTGAAGGTGGCCCAGGAAGTGGGCCTTGGCGGCCGCATCAACATGATCATGCAGACCGCCTTCTTCAAGCTGGCCAACGTGCTTGACTTTGACAAGGCCGTGGCCCTGCTCAAGGAATCCATCAAGAAAACCTACGGCAGCAAGGGCGACAAAATCGTCAACATGAACATTGCCGCCGTAGACAAGGGCATGGACGCCCTGGAAGAAATCAAATACCCCGCCACCTGGGCCAATGCCACCGAAGGCGCTGAAGTGTGCCACTGCGACGACGATGACTACATCCGCAGCGTGGTGCGTCCCATCCTGGCCCAGCAGGGCGACAAGCTGCCCGTGTCGGCCATGGATCCGGCCGGCTTCATGCCGCTCGGCACTGCCGCCTGCGAAAAGCGCGGCGTGGCCATTGCCATTCCCGAATGGCAGGTGGAAAACTGCATTCAGTGCTGCCAGTGCTCCTTCGTCTGCCCCCACGCCGCCATCCGGCCCGTGCTGGCGACTGAAGAAGAGCTTGAAGGCGCTCCGGCCGCCTTTGCCACCAAGGACGCCATGGGCAAAGAACTGAAGGGCCTCAAATTCCGCATCCAGGTCTACCCTGAAGACTGCCTGGGCTGCGGCTCCTGCGCCGATGTGTGCCCGGCCAAGAACAAGGCCCTGGTCATGAAGCCCCTTGAAACCCAGATGGACGACCAGAAGGCCAACCTGGCCTTTGCCGAAGCCCACGTGAGCCTCAAGGACAAGCTGCTGGCCCGCGACACCGTGAAGGGTTCGCAGCTGCAGCAGCCCCTGCACGAGTTCTCCGGCGCCTGCGCCGGCTGCGGTGAAACCCCCTACGTCAAGGTGCTTACCCAGCTCTTTGGCGAACGCATGATCGTGGCCAACGCCACGGGCTGCTCCTCCATCTGGGGTGCTTCTTCGCCCACCACGCCTTACTGCACCAACAAGGACGGCTTTGGTCCGGCCTGGGGCAACTCCCTGTTTGAAGACGCCGCCGAATACGGCTGCGGCATGGGCCTTGCCTACGATCAGCGCCGCAACCTGCTGGCCATGAAAATTGAAGAAGCCCTGAAAGAAGAAGGCATCTCTTCCGAACTCAAGGAAGCCATGGAAGGCTGGCTCGCCAACAAGGACGACGCCGAAGGCTCCCGCAAGTACGGCGACATGGTGCTTGCCAACCTTGATTCCTTTGAAAGCCCGCTGGCTCACGAAATCTGGCACATGGACGACCTCTTCACCAAGAAGAGCGTGTGGATATTCGGCGGCGACGGCTGGGGCTACGACATCGGTTACGGCGGCCTGGACCACGTGCTGGCCACCGGCGACGACATCAACATCCTGCTGATGGACACCGAAGTGTACTCCAACACCGGCGGCCAGTCCTCCAAGGCCACGCCCCTTGGCGCTGTGGCCCAGTTCGCGGCTGCGGGCAAGCGCACCGGCAAAAAAGACCTCGGTCGCATGGCCATGACCTACGGCTATGTGTACGTGGCCTCCATCTCGATGGGTGCCGACAAGCAGCAGACCCTCAAGGCCTTCCGCGAAGCCGAAGCCTACAAGGGCCCCTCGCTCATCATCGCCTACGCTCCCTGCATCAACCAGGGTCTGCGCAAGGGCATGGGGAAGAGCCAGGAAGAATCCAAGCTGGCTGTGCAGACCGGCTACTGGCCCCTGTACCGCTACCATCCCGAGCTGGCCAAGGAAAAGAAAAATCCCTTCCAGCTCGACAGCAAGGCCCCCACAGTGGACATCCAGGAATTCCTGGGCGGCGAAACCCGCTTTGCCTCGCTGGAAAAAACCGATCCCGAAGCTTCCAAGCAACTGCGCGCGGAACTGGCTGATGCCTACGCCGAACGCTACGCCCTGCTGAAGCAGCTGGCCGACCTCCCCTACCCGGACGCCAACGAAACCAAGTAG
- a CDS encoding methyl-accepting chemotaxis protein codes for MFWKNLSIGKKLCFGFGISLAGMICFAVVAWYASNLVMTMADSALQKQSNALVFAMREADHLHWKERVSSFVAMPPADGKLDVQKDGHKCLFGQWFYNGGREEVEAILPGTSSYFKSMEADHLDLHRSASDIERLVQAGDLQGARAHFNAVTLAKSSAVVETLAQLRKMMLHAAEADRESYKQIMAREEYVVVALLLVVLAGMLVSGVAITRSIRNPLRGLVDKSAEVVAGNLDVDLRLRRQDEIGALSRALGALLDNLKLKLAENEKKSEEAQASAEHTRNALKDAEEKEARIASLLGDMNAIATQADVIAADLADHSATLAQRVETVYRGSEDQHDLMRSSLDDLEQLASAAGEIAVSAEHSAHGARSSREHAGSGVDVVTRCAQAISRVNDLAAKQNGQVAELGEMAQGITGIMSVITDIADQTNLLALNAAIEAARAGEAGRGFSVVADEVRKLAEKTVTATQAVGAKITGIQESIHASVAFMGQTSEAVHESNDLAQQSGAALSQILDLAAANVDSAAGMAVAAQQQSDTVVHVAQGMKNVQDIAESSRAAMSEADRQVRAVAKMAGELRELIDRLKSRA; via the coding sequence ATGTTCTGGAAAAATCTTTCCATCGGAAAGAAGTTGTGTTTTGGCTTCGGCATCAGCCTGGCAGGCATGATCTGTTTTGCCGTGGTGGCCTGGTATGCGTCCAACCTGGTCATGACCATGGCTGACAGCGCGTTGCAAAAACAGAGCAATGCCCTGGTTTTTGCCATGCGCGAGGCCGATCATCTGCACTGGAAAGAACGGGTCAGCAGTTTTGTCGCCATGCCGCCTGCGGACGGCAAGCTTGACGTGCAGAAAGACGGCCACAAATGCCTTTTCGGCCAGTGGTTTTATAATGGTGGCCGTGAAGAGGTGGAAGCCATTCTGCCCGGCACGTCGAGCTATTTTAAAAGCATGGAGGCCGACCACCTGGACCTGCACCGCAGCGCTTCGGATATTGAGCGGCTTGTGCAGGCCGGTGACCTGCAGGGGGCCAGAGCGCATTTTAATGCCGTTACGCTGGCCAAGTCATCGGCGGTGGTGGAAACCCTCGCGCAGCTGCGTAAAATGATGTTGCATGCCGCCGAAGCTGACAGGGAAAGCTACAAGCAGATCATGGCCCGTGAGGAATATGTGGTTGTTGCCCTGCTGCTGGTCGTGCTGGCGGGCATGCTTGTTTCCGGCGTAGCCATTACGCGGTCTATCCGCAATCCGTTACGCGGGCTTGTGGACAAATCGGCCGAAGTGGTGGCGGGAAATCTGGATGTGGACCTGCGTTTGCGGCGTCAGGATGAAATCGGCGCGCTGTCGCGTGCCTTGGGCGCCTTGCTGGATAACCTCAAGCTCAAACTGGCCGAAAACGAGAAAAAGTCTGAAGAAGCGCAGGCCAGCGCTGAGCATACCCGCAATGCTCTTAAAGATGCAGAGGAAAAAGAAGCGCGCATTGCCAGCCTGCTGGGCGATATGAACGCCATCGCCACGCAGGCCGACGTTATTGCCGCCGACCTTGCCGACCACTCCGCCACCCTGGCCCAGCGCGTGGAAACTGTCTACCGGGGCAGCGAAGACCAGCATGATCTCATGCGCAGCAGCCTTGATGACCTGGAGCAGCTTGCCTCCGCCGCCGGCGAAATTGCCGTCAGCGCGGAGCATTCGGCCCACGGGGCGCGCAGTTCCAGGGAGCATGCCGGCAGCGGTGTGGATGTGGTGACCCGCTGCGCCCAGGCCATCAGCCGGGTCAACGATCTTGCGGCCAAGCAGAACGGGCAGGTTGCCGAACTGGGCGAAATGGCCCAGGGCATTACCGGCATTATGAGTGTTATTACCGATATTGCTGACCAGACCAACCTGCTGGCCCTGAACGCCGCCATTGAAGCAGCTCGGGCAGGTGAGGCCGGACGCGGTTTTTCCGTGGTTGCCGATGAGGTGAGAAAACTGGCAGAAAAAACGGTCACCGCTACTCAGGCCGTAGGTGCAAAAATCACCGGCATTCAGGAATCCATTCATGCCAGTGTGGCCTTTATGGGGCAGACCAGCGAGGCTGTGCATGAATCCAATGATCTTGCGCAGCAGTCCGGAGCGGCGCTTTCGCAGATTCTGGATCTGGCTGCCGCCAACGTGGACAGCGCCGCCGGCATGGCCGTGGCCGCACAGCAGCAAAGCGATACCGTGGTGCATGTGGCGCAGGGCATGAAAAATGTGCAGGACATTGCTGAGTCCAGCCGTGCAGCCATGAGTGAAGCCGACCGCCAGGTGCGGGCTGTGGCCAAGATGGCCGGCGAACTGCGGGAACTTATCGACAGGCTTAAAAGCAGGGCCTGA
- a CDS encoding methyl-accepting chemotaxis protein, with the protein MFAWYRSLRMTPKIVIPVALALVVCLGLLTWQIQTRSSAAIEDIARRELAALGGAEGNSMSRFLNMAVDEASALAAALGQSVAQNEAPTRQGVIAMIKGMLMGNADIFGVGIIWEPGLFDNRDMLYAGAPGSDGKGRFMPYLSRGAELVDLGEQVDQPYYVIPRKTRQTYVSDPIPFKVSGQDVLMSTVACPILRGNDLLGVVLVDISLARLQQMVAAVSLYGSGYASLVSEKGDILAHREESLVGKSIFDLGVVRRKGAVTEAFTAGKSYMEDVSDAQGVLLRYFHPVDFRGGSQHWYLSVTVPQREVLAQARDISRITVIISAITLLVLLGISYLVIRSALRPVNYLAETAGIIAGGKLEQNIEDSRFGGEIKVLSTALKKMIASLLEGISRAEALTGAAREESEKARLAMMEAEDARRAAESARRDGMLAAAGQLEEVVSVLSSASTELSAQIEQSDRGAADSAQRLAEAATAMNEMNATVQEVARNASQASEASAETRRRALAGAHIVEQSLQSIRQVHEVSGALRQDMALLNTHAQDISRIMSVISDIADQTNLLALNAAIEAARAGDAGRGFAVVADEVRKLAEKTMSSTTDVGNAIRAIQESTAKSMAGMDEAVRQVEQATDYAGQSGQALSEIVGTVEATADQVNAIATASEEQSAASEEINQSIVQINSMSRQTAEAMAEAARAVTDLAAQAQALDSLIDNMKRG; encoded by the coding sequence ATGTTCGCCTGGTACCGATCCTTGCGCATGACGCCCAAGATTGTGATTCCCGTAGCCCTTGCTCTTGTTGTGTGTCTGGGGCTGCTGACCTGGCAGATTCAGACGCGCAGCAGCGCCGCTATTGAAGATATTGCCCGCCGTGAACTGGCCGCTCTCGGCGGGGCCGAGGGAAATTCCATGTCCCGGTTCCTGAACATGGCTGTTGACGAGGCGTCGGCCCTGGCTGCCGCCCTGGGGCAGAGTGTGGCCCAGAACGAAGCGCCCACCAGGCAGGGTGTCATTGCCATGATCAAGGGTATGCTTATGGGCAATGCCGATATTTTCGGGGTGGGCATTATCTGGGAGCCAGGCCTGTTCGATAACCGCGACATGCTGTATGCGGGTGCGCCGGGCAGTGACGGCAAAGGACGCTTCATGCCCTACCTTTCCAGAGGGGCCGAGCTTGTGGATCTTGGCGAGCAGGTCGACCAGCCTTACTATGTCATTCCCCGTAAAACCCGCCAGACCTACGTTTCCGACCCCATTCCCTTCAAGGTCAGCGGGCAGGACGTGCTTATGTCCACAGTGGCCTGCCCTATACTGCGCGGCAATGACCTTCTCGGTGTGGTGCTGGTGGATATTTCTCTTGCCCGGCTGCAACAGATGGTTGCGGCCGTCAGCCTGTATGGCAGCGGCTACGCTTCGCTTGTCAGTGAAAAGGGTGATATTCTGGCGCATCGCGAAGAATCCCTGGTCGGCAAGAGCATCTTCGACCTTGGCGTTGTCAGGCGCAAAGGGGCGGTTACAGAAGCGTTTACCGCCGGCAAGTCGTATATGGAAGACGTGAGCGACGCGCAGGGTGTGCTGCTGCGCTACTTTCATCCCGTTGATTTCAGGGGCGGCAGCCAGCACTGGTATCTCAGCGTGACCGTGCCGCAACGTGAAGTGCTGGCGCAAGCCAGGGATATCAGCCGCATTACCGTCATTATTTCGGCCATAACTCTGCTGGTGTTACTCGGCATAAGCTATCTTGTCATCCGCAGCGCGTTGCGCCCGGTGAACTATCTGGCGGAAACAGCCGGGATCATCGCCGGGGGCAAACTGGAGCAAAATATTGAAGACAGCCGCTTCGGCGGTGAAATAAAGGTGCTCAGCACGGCTTTGAAAAAAATGATCGCCTCTTTGCTGGAGGGCATAAGCAGGGCTGAAGCCCTTACCGGGGCGGCGCGTGAAGAATCGGAAAAGGCCCGCCTGGCCATGATGGAGGCCGAGGATGCCCGCCGGGCTGCTGAAAGCGCCCGCCGGGACGGCATGCTGGCTGCTGCGGGGCAGCTTGAAGAGGTGGTGTCGGTGCTTTCATCTGCTTCCACAGAGCTTTCGGCCCAGATCGAGCAGTCAGACCGGGGCGCTGCGGACTCCGCCCAGCGCCTTGCCGAGGCCGCTACGGCCATGAATGAAATGAACGCCACCGTGCAGGAGGTCGCCCGCAATGCCAGCCAGGCTTCAGAAGCCTCGGCGGAAACCAGAAGAAGAGCGCTGGCGGGCGCGCATATCGTGGAGCAGTCATTGCAGAGCATACGGCAGGTGCATGAGGTTTCGGGTGCGTTGCGGCAGGATATGGCGCTTCTGAACACGCATGCCCAGGACATCAGCCGGATCATGAGCGTCATCTCCGACATTGCTGACCAGACCAACCTTTTGGCACTCAATGCGGCCATTGAGGCGGCCCGTGCAGGAGACGCAGGGCGCGGATTTGCCGTGGTGGCCGATGAGGTGCGCAAGCTGGCGGAAAAAACCATGTCCTCCACCACCGATGTGGGCAATGCCATCAGGGCCATTCAGGAGAGCACCGCAAAAAGCATGGCCGGTATGGATGAAGCCGTGCGGCAGGTGGAGCAGGCTACGGATTATGCCGGTCAGTCCGGTCAGGCCCTGAGCGAGATCGTCGGCACGGTGGAGGCCACGGCGGACCAGGTAAACGCCATTGCCACGGCCAGCGAAGAGCAGTCTGCCGCCAGTGAAGAAATCAACCAGAGCATAGTACAGATCAACAGCATGTCGCGGCAGACGGCCGAGGCCATGGCCGAGGCCGCCAGGGCTGTTACTGATCTTGCGGCTCAGGCTCAGGCGCTGGACAGCCTCATAGACAACATGAAGCGCGGTTGA
- the topA gene encoding type I DNA topoisomerase, protein MGKQLIIVESPAKVKTIKKFLGPAYMVQASVGHVRDLPAKTLGVDEEHDFAPHYEVIENKKNVVSDLRAAASKAETVYLAPDPDREGEAIAWHVAELIRDKAKDIKRIQFNEITAKAVKEALAHPRELNADLFDAQQARRILDRLVGYKISPLLWKTIKRGISAGRVQSVALRLIVEREEEREVFRPEEYWLFKALLSGEVPPPFKADLLKVNGKKAVIGNAEEAQALEAALKGQPFVVENVEQKERERAPQPPFITSTLQQAANQRLSYSAKRTMNIAQRLYEGVELGDRGLTALITYMRTDSTRIADEARDAAKKFIGEHFGKDYLPKRARVYKTKGSAQDAHEAIRPVDVSITPDEVKQHLPPDQYNLYRLIWSRFVASQMAGARFHDTTVTIACAHSQWRAKGERLLFPGFMAALPRAGEDADSDLPPVEVGQTLKLEKMDKEQKFTQPPPRYSEASLVRELEERGIGRPSTYAAIISTLQDREYVSLAERHFVPTDLGRVVCGQLTEHFSRLMDVGFTAQMEEGLDKVAEGKEHWVELLRAFADDFNPTLTAAAKNMQSVKGGIPADLACPECGKPLMIKFGKAGAFLACSGYPDCNFTSNFSRNEEGKVEAVAAEKPKYEKVGQCPKCGRDLVIKKARTGSSFIACTGYPECRHAASLSTGVPCPRCEKGQLVEKSTKRGKIFYSCDQYPQCDFALWDRPVPGPCPRCNSPYLVEKKSRDGLKVICPVKGCGYVKEEDHEQE, encoded by the coding sequence ATGGGCAAACAGTTGATAATAGTGGAATCACCGGCCAAGGTTAAGACCATCAAGAAATTTCTGGGACCGGCTTATATGGTGCAGGCCAGTGTGGGCCATGTACGCGACTTGCCCGCCAAAACGCTTGGCGTGGACGAAGAGCATGACTTTGCGCCTCATTATGAAGTTATAGAAAATAAAAAAAATGTGGTCAGCGACCTGCGCGCCGCCGCATCCAAGGCCGAGACCGTATATCTGGCCCCCGACCCCGACCGCGAAGGTGAGGCCATTGCCTGGCATGTGGCCGAGCTGATCCGCGACAAGGCCAAGGATATCAAGCGTATCCAGTTCAACGAAATTACGGCCAAGGCCGTCAAGGAAGCGTTAGCGCACCCGCGCGAACTCAATGCCGACCTTTTTGACGCCCAGCAGGCCCGCCGTATCCTGGACAGGCTTGTGGGCTACAAGATTTCACCCCTGCTATGGAAAACCATCAAGCGCGGTATATCCGCAGGCCGTGTACAATCCGTGGCCCTGCGCCTTATTGTGGAGCGTGAGGAAGAGCGCGAGGTCTTCAGGCCAGAGGAATACTGGCTGTTCAAGGCCCTGCTTTCGGGCGAGGTGCCGCCTCCATTTAAGGCCGATCTGCTCAAGGTCAACGGCAAGAAGGCGGTCATCGGCAATGCCGAAGAGGCGCAGGCTCTTGAGGCCGCCCTCAAGGGACAGCCCTTTGTGGTGGAAAATGTGGAACAGAAGGAGCGCGAGCGCGCGCCCCAGCCGCCGTTCATCACCTCCACGCTCCAGCAGGCGGCCAACCAGCGTCTTTCCTATTCGGCCAAGCGCACTATGAATATTGCCCAGCGCCTCTATGAAGGCGTGGAGCTGGGCGACCGCGGCCTTACCGCCCTTATCACCTATATGCGTACGGACTCCACGCGCATTGCCGATGAGGCCCGGGACGCGGCCAAGAAATTTATTGGCGAACACTTCGGCAAGGATTACCTGCCCAAGCGCGCCCGTGTGTACAAGACCAAGGGCAGCGCCCAGGACGCCCACGAAGCCATCCGCCCCGTGGATGTGTCCATCACGCCCGATGAGGTCAAGCAACACCTGCCCCCTGACCAGTACAATCTTTACCGGCTTATCTGGTCGCGCTTTGTGGCTTCGCAGATGGCCGGAGCGCGCTTTCACGACACCACTGTCACCATTGCCTGTGCTCACAGCCAGTGGCGCGCCAAGGGCGAACGTCTGCTTTTCCCCGGTTTTATGGCGGCCCTGCCCCGCGCCGGAGAAGACGCCGATTCCGATCTGCCGCCTGTGGAGGTCGGGCAGACCCTCAAGCTGGAAAAGATGGACAAGGAACAAAAGTTCACCCAGCCTCCGCCGCGCTACAGCGAGGCGAGCCTCGTGCGCGAGCTTGAAGAGCGCGGCATCGGGCGTCCTTCCACCTATGCGGCCATTATATCCACATTGCAGGACAGGGAATATGTGAGCCTGGCCGAAAGGCACTTTGTGCCTACAGATCTCGGGCGTGTGGTTTGCGGCCAACTGACCGAACATTTTTCGCGGTTGATGGACGTGGGCTTTACCGCCCAGATGGAAGAAGGGCTGGACAAGGTGGCCGAGGGCAAGGAGCACTGGGTAGAGCTTTTGCGTGCCTTTGCCGACGATTTCAATCCTACCCTTACGGCCGCTGCCAAAAACATGCAGAGCGTCAAGGGCGGCATCCCCGCCGATCTAGCCTGCCCGGAATGCGGCAAGCCGCTCATGATCAAGTTCGGCAAGGCCGGCGCTTTTCTGGCCTGCTCCGGCTACCCCGACTGCAATTTCACCAGCAACTTCTCCCGTAACGAGGAGGGCAAGGTGGAGGCCGTGGCCGCTGAAAAGCCGAAGTATGAAAAGGTGGGGCAGTGCCCCAAGTGCGGGCGCGACCTTGTCATCAAAAAAGCCCGCACAGGCAGCAGCTTTATCGCCTGCACGGGCTATCCCGAATGCAGGCATGCGGCCTCCCTGTCCACGGGCGTGCCCTGTCCGCGCTGCGAAAAGGGGCAGTTGGTGGAAAAAAGCACCAAGCGTGGCAAGATATTCTATTCTTGCGACCAGTACCCGCAGTGCGACTTTGCCCTGTGGGACAGGCCCGTACCCGGCCCCTGCCCGCGCTGTAACTCCCCCTATCTGGTGGAAAAGAAGAGCCGGGACGGCCTGAAGGTCATATGCCCGGTCAAGGGCTGCGGCTATGTGAAGGAGGAAGATCATGAGCAGGAGTGA